A region from the uncultured Stenotrophomonas sp. genome encodes:
- a CDS encoding conserved hypothetical protein (Evidence 4 : Homologs of previously reported genes of unknown function), which yields MQMKPRPESDREKPSDAPLKALARAFAALDRAQDVQAFLRDLCTPAELEAMADRWRVVPLLRKGVPYREIHDLTGVSVTTIGRVARSLEHGAGGYAAAIERIATRKTESN from the coding sequence ATGCAAATGAAGCCGCGCCCCGAATCCGACCGCGAAAAGCCCTCCGATGCCCCGCTGAAGGCGCTGGCGCGTGCATTCGCCGCGCTGGACCGAGCGCAGGACGTGCAGGCCTTCCTGCGCGACCTGTGCACGCCCGCCGAGCTGGAGGCCATGGCCGACCGCTGGCGGGTGGTGCCGCTGCTGCGCAAGGGCGTGCCGTACCGCGAGATCCATGACCTGACCGGGGTGAGCGTGACCACCATCGGCCGGGTCGCGCGCTCGCTCGAACACGGTGCCGGCGGTTATGCCGCCGCCATCGAGCGCATCGCCACGCGCAAGACCGAATCCAATTGA